One Camelus dromedarius isolate mCamDro1 chromosome 6, mCamDro1.pat, whole genome shotgun sequence genomic region harbors:
- the ZNF292 gene encoding zinc finger protein 292 isoform X6 has protein sequence MLYNQPDQKYDEENLPIPNSLRCELLLVLKTQWPFDPEFWDWKTLKRQCLALMGEEASIVSSIDELNDSEVYEKVADYQEESKETSVNGLSGGIGTNSGLLRDICDEKQKKREIKQLRERGFISARFRNWQAYMQYCVLCDKEFLGHRIVRHAQKHYKDGVYSCPICAKNFNSKETFVPHVTLHVKQSSKERLAAMKPLRRLGRPPKITTTIENQKTNAVAKQEQRPIKKNSLYSTDFIVFNDNDGSDDENEDKDKSYEPEVIPVQKPVPVNEFNCPVTFCKKGFKYFKNLIAHVKGHKDNEDAKRFLEMQSKKVICQYCRRHFVSVTHLNDHLQMHCGSKPYICIQMKCKAGFNSYAELLTHRKEHQVFRARCMFPKCGRIFSEAYLLYDHEAQHYNTYTCKITGCGKVYRSQSELEKHLDDHSIPEKVLPPEDQLNSSGDPIQPPRVSQSIEGNTEEERSMLPLGNNVDNTLPEDRSDAWDKSKAESPVTKQEQTSASELRQADGLLPNGLENPAATSLLQASEVAVSIKVSLNQGIEGNFGKQENSAVEGTGDSLVTNLHTPVGDTCNDLCHTGFQEGKEQDCFNEAQITQNPLVDSETLKIDDLTPQNLERQVNNLMTFSVQNQAGFQNSLPTSKFDCGASVKPSPNLYNLPLKTLESITFIPPQPNLSNSLGTPSVPPKAPVQKFSCQVEGCTRTYNSSQSIGKHMKTAHPDQYAAFKMQRKSKKGQKSNNLNTPNNGKFVYFLPSQMSNSNNAFFTPQTKANGTPTCSTQLQHVSPSIFPAHLTSVSAPLLPSVESVISPNIPTQDKNEQSGGMLCPQMENLSNTALPAQMEDLTKTVLPLNIDSGSDPFLPLPAESSSMSLFPSPADSGTNSAFSQLENSTNHFSSQIEGNTNSSFLKGGNGENAVFPSQVSVANDFSSTSAQQSAPEKVKKDRGRGPNGKERKPKHNKRAKWPAIIRDGKFICSRCYRAFTNPRSLGGHLSKRSYCKPLDGAEIAQELLQNNGQPSLLASMILSTNAVNLQQPQQPATFSPEACFKDPSFLQLLAAESRSATFLPNTFPRTGVTNFSTSVSQEGSEIIKQALETAGIPSTFEGAEMLSLPAGCVSDAAQVTATVMPSPPVPALLQTVCHPAPLLTDQNRTPDPKAPSIEECSSLPVFPTNDLLLKTVENGLCSGSFPNSSGPSQNFTGNSSRVSVISGPQNTRSTHLNKKGNSASKRRKKVAPPLIAPNASQNLVTSDLSTMGLIAKSIEIPTTNLHSNVIPNCEPQGLVENLTQKLNNVDNQLFMTDVKGNFKTNLESHTVLAPLPLKTENGDSQMMALNSCTTSINSDLQISEDNVIQNFEKTLEIIKSAMNSQILEVKSGSQGVGETSQNAQINYNIQLPSLNTVQNNKLPDASQFSSFIGVMPTKSNIPQSQVLHKEDQIQEILEGLQKLKLENDLSTPISQCVLINPSVTLTPTPVKSVPNVTVVQPVSEMISNIQFSDRVNKPFVCQNQGCNYSAMTKDALFKHYGKIHQYTPEMILEIKKTQLKFAPFKCVVPTCTKTFTRNSNLRAHCQLVHHFTTEEMVKLKIKRPYGRKSQTENSSASRIPQVKRQLTVTEENKREFQPALELGVMKENALSNIAVIPEKQLTEKKSPEKTEGSSQLVAVTSEQCNTNSLINIQTKGRKVRRHKKEKEEKKRKKPVSQCPEFPTRYSPYRPYRCVHQGCFAAFTIQQNLILHYQAVHKSDLPAFSAEVEEESEAGKESEEIETKPTVKEFRCQVSDCSRIFQAITGLIQHYMKLHEMSPEEIESMTASVDVGKFPCDQSECKSSFTTYLNYVVHLEADHGIGVKGNKTEEDGIYKCDCEGCDRVYATRSNLLRHIFNKHNDKHKAHLIRPRRLTPGQENISSKANQEKTKSKHRGTKYRSGKEGIKMPKTKRKKKNNLENKTAKIVQIEENKPYSLKRGKHVYSIKARNDALSECTSRFVTQYPCMIKGCTSVVTSESNIIRHYKCHKLSKAFTSQHRNLLIVFKRCCNSQLKETSEQEVEKSDVKDSDTGLSESNDNSRTTTVPQKEIEKNEKDEMDELTELFITKLINEDNTSVETQAQTSSNVSNDFQESNPCLSEKQKAGNLKRVNKEKNTSQNKKRKVEKVEPASAVELSSVHKEEETAVAIQTTEDHPASFDWSSFKPMGFEVSFLKFLEESAVKQKKNTDKDHPNSGNKKGSHSNSRKNIDKTAVTGGNHICSCKESETFVQFANPSQLQCSDNVKIVLDKTLKDCTELVLKQLQEMKPTVSLKKLEVHSNDPDVSVLKEISMGKATGRGQY, from the coding sequence ATGTTGTATAACCAGCCAGACCAGAAATATGATGAAGAGAATCTTCCGATACCAAATTCTCTACGCTGTGAGCTCTTACTTGTATTGAAAACTCAGTGGCCCTTTGATCCAGAATTCTGGGATTGGAAAACCTTAAAACGACAGTGTCTTGCACTGATGGGGGAAGAAGCATCCATTGTGTCTTCAATAGATGAACTAAATGACAGCGAAGTTTATGAGAAAGTAGCAGACTACCAGGAAGAGAGTAAAGAAACTTCTGTGAATGGCCTTTCTGGTGGAATTGGTACTAATTCTGGCCTTCTTAGGGACATTTGTGATGAAaagcagaagaagagagagataaAACAATTAAGAGAGAGGGGATTTATATCTGCCAGGTTTCGAAATTGGCAAGCCTACATGCAGTATTGTGTGCTATGTGACAAAGAATTCCTTGGTCATCGAATAGTTCGGCATGCTCAAAAACATTACAAAGATGGGGTTTACAGTTGCCCCATTTGTGCAAAGAACTTCAATTCTAAAGAAACTTTTGTCCCTCATGTCACATTGCACGTTAAACAATCTAGTAAAGAGAGACTAGCAGCTATGAAGCCATTAAGAAGGTTGGGAAGGCCTCCTAAGATCACAACTACCATCGAGAATCAGAAGACTAATGCTGTGGCCAAGCAGGAGCAGCGGCCTATCAAAAAGAATAGTCTCTATTCAACAGACTTCATAGTGTTTAATGACAATGATGGTTCAGATGATGAAAATGAGGACAAAGATAAATCTTATGAGCCAGAGGTGATCCCAGTCCAGAAACCAGTACCTGTTAATGAATTCAATTGCCCTGTAACTTTTTGTAAAAAGGGctttaagtactttaaaaatttaattgctCATGTAAAAGGACATAAGGATAATGAAGATGCCAAGCGCTTTCTTGAAATGCAAAGCAAGAAAGTTATCTGCCAGTACTGTAGACGGCATTTTGTAAGTGTTACTCATCTCAATGATCACTTACAAATGCACTGTGGCAGTAAGCCATATATCTGTATACAAATGAAATGTAAGGCCGGTTTTAATAGTTATGCGGAGCTCTTAACCCACCGAAAGGAACATCAAGTCTTTAGAGCAAGGTGCATGTTTCCTAAATGTGGCAGAATTTTTTCAGAAGCTTATTTACTGTATGATCATGAAGCACAGCATTATAATACCTATACTTGTAAGATCACAGGTTGTGGTAAGGTTTATCGTTCTCAGAGTGAGCTTGAAAAGCATCTGGATGACCACAGTATTCCTGAAAAAGTGCTGCCTCCTGAAGACCAACTTAATTCATCTGGAGATCCTATTCAGCCTCCCAGAGTGAGTCAGAGCATTGAAGGGAACACTGAGGAAGAAAGATCTATGCTTCCTTTAGGAAATAATGTTGACAACACTTTACCAGAAGATAGAAGTGATGCTTGGGATAAGAGCAAGGCAGAGTCTCCTGTGACCAAACAAGAACAGACTTCTGCCTCGGAGCTCAGGCAGGCTGACGGACTGTTGCCAAATGGTTTGGAAAACCCTGCTGCTACTTCTCTGCTTCAGGCCAGCGAAGTAGCCGTGTCCATCAAGGTGTCCCTCAATCAGGGGATTGAGGGTAACTTTGGAAAGCAAGAAAACTCAGCTGTGGAAGGCACTGGTGACTCACTGGTCACAAACTTACATACACCAGTTGGAGATACGTGTAATGATTTGTGTCATACAGGtttccaagaaggaaaagaacaggatTGTTTTAACGAAGCCCAGATTACTCAGAATCCTTTGGTAGATTCAGAAACCCTCAAAATAGATGACCTTACTCCACAAAACTTGGAAAGACAAGTGAACAACCTGATGACCTTTTCTGTGCAAAACCAGGCAGGATTTCAAAACAGTTTACCAACTTCCAAGTTTGACTGTGGAGCTAGTGTTAAACCATCACCCAATCTGTATAATTTACCTCTGAAGACATTAGAAAGTATCACATTTATTCCACCACAGCCCAACCTAAGTAATTCTTTAGGAACTCCATCAGTGCCTCCAAAAGCGCCAGTTCAGAAATTCAGCTGCCAGGTTGAGGGATGTACTCGAACCTATAATTCTTCACAGAGCATTGGGAAACACATGAAGACTGCACACCCTGACCAGTATGCAGCATTTAAAATGCAGCGCAAAAGCAAAAAGGGGCAGAAATCTAACAACTTAAATACACCAAATAATggaaagtttgtttattttttgccatCACAGATGAGCAACTCTAATAATGCATTTTTCACACCACAGACCAAAGCCAATGGGACTCCTACGTGTTCTACCCAGTTGCAGCATGTCTCACCTTCCATTTTTCCAGCTCATTTAACAAGTGTGTCAGCTCCACTATTGCCCTCTGTGGAAAGTGTCATAAGTCCAAATATACCTACTCAGGATAAGAATGAGCAAAGTGGTGGTATGTTATGTCCCCAGATGGAAAATCTGTCTAATACTGCCTTGCCAGCACAAATGGAAGATCTCACCAAAACAGTTTTGCCTTTGAATATTGACAGCGGCTCAGATCCTTTCCTTCCTTTACCTGCAGAAAGTAGCTCAATGTCTCTCTTCCCTTCACCAGCAGATAGTGGGACTAATTCTGCTTTTTCCCAACTGGAAAATAGTACAAATCATTTTTCCTCACAGATTGAAGGAAACACTAATTCCTCCTTTCTAAAGGGAGGTAATGGTGAAAATGCAGTTTTTCCCTCACAAGTCAGTGTTGCAAATGACTTCAGTAGCACTAGTGCCCAACAGTCTGCaccagaaaaagttaaaaaagaccGTGGGCGAGGCCCaaatgggaaggaaagaaaacccaAGCACAACAAAAGGGCTAAGTGGCCAGCAATTATCAGAGATGGGAAATTTATCTGTAGCAGGTGTTACAGGGCTTTTACCAATCCCAGATCTCTGGGCGGACACTTGTCTAAGCGATCTTACTGTAAACCACTGGATGGAGCAGAAATTGCTCAAGAACTTCTGCAGAATAATGGACAGCCTTCTCTCCTTGCTAGCATGATTCTCTCCACAAATGCAGTAAACCTGCAGCAGCCGCAGCAGCCTGCTACCTTCAGTCCAGAGGCATGCTTCAAAGATCCATCATTCCTGCAACTTCTTGCTGCTGAAAGTCGCTCAGCAACATTTTTACCAAATACATTTCCTCGGACTGGTGTGACTAACTTTAGTACAAGTGTTAGTCAGGAAGGAAGTGAAATTATTAAGCAGGCTTTGGAAACTGCTGGCATTCCCAGTACGTTTGAGGGTGCCGAAATGCTCTCTCTCCCAGCAGGTTGTGTCTCAGATGCAGCACAAGTGACTGCAACAGTGATGCCAAGTCCACCTGTGCCAGCCCTGCTACAGACCGTGTGCCACCCAGCACCCCTGCTGACAGACCAGAATAGGACCCCAGACCCCAAAGCCCCCTCCATTGAAGAATGCAGCAGTTTGCCTGTTTTTCCAACAAATGACTTACTACTGAAGACTGTTGAAAATGGTTTGTGCTCTGGTTCGTTCCCTAATTCTAGTGGGCCATCACAAAATTTTACCGGTAACAGCTCACGTGTTTCAGTTATAAGTGGTCCTCAGAACACACGGTctactcatttaaataaaaagggaaacagtgcttctaagagaagaaagaaagttgCTCCTCCACTAATTGCACCTAATGCTTCCCAAAACTTGGTCACAAGTGACTTATCGACAATGGGACTTATAGCAAAGAGTATTGAGATACCAACTACTAACCTTCATTCAAATGTAATTCCCAATTGTGAACCTCAGGGTTTGGTGGAAAATCtaacacagaaattaaataatgttGACAATCAGTTGTTTATGACTGATGTGAAAGGAAACTTTAAGACCAATCTTGAGTCCCATACAGTGTTAGCTCCCTTaccattaaaaactgaaaatggtgATTCCCAAATGATGGCTTTGAATTCATGCACAACTTCAATAAATTCTGATTTACAGATTTCTGAAGACAATGTTATACAAAACTTTGAAAAAACTCTTGAAATTATTAAAAGTGCTATGAATTCTCAAATACTTGAGGTAAAAAGTGGATCTCAGGGTGTTGGTGAAACATCGCAGAATGCTCAGATAAATTATAACATTCAGCTTCCTTCACTAAACACTGTTCAAAATAACAAATTACCTGATGCTTCTCAGTTTTCCTCCTTCATAGGTGTCATGCCGACAAAAAGTAACATTCCTCAGTCTCAAGTACTACATAAGGAAGATCAAATACAGGAGATTTTAGAAGGCTTACAGAAACTGAAATTAGAAAATGACCTATCCACTCCAATATCCCAGTGTGTACTGATAAACCCGTCAGTGACCCTGACTCCCACTCCTGTTAAATCGGTTCCAAATGTCACAGTTGTTCAGCCAGTTTCTGAAATGATAAGCAACATTCAGTTTAGTGACAGAGTTAATAAACCCTTTGTGTGTCAAAACCAAGGCTGTAATTACAGTGCTATGACAAAGGATGCACTATTCAAGCACTATGGTAAGATTCATCAGTACACTCCAGAGATGATTCTTGAAATTAAGAAGACTCAGTTGAAATTTGCTCCGTTTAAATGTGTGGTACCTACATGTACAAAAACATTTACAAGAAATTCTAATCTGCGGGCACACTGTCAGTTGGTACACCATTTTACAACAGAAGAAATggtaaaactaaaaataaaaaggccTTATGGAAGAAAATCTCAGACTGAAAATTCGTCAGCCTCACGAATTCCTCAAGTAAAAAGACAGCTAACTgtcacagaggaaaataaaagggaATTCCAGCCTGCTTTAGAATTGGGAGTGATGAAGGAAAACGCCCTCAGTAATATAGCAGTGATCCCAGAAAAacaacttacagaaaaaaaaagtcctgagaaAACAGAAGGCTCTTCACAGCTGGTTGCAGTTACTTCAGAACAGTGTAATACAAATTCTCTCATAAACATTCAAACCAAAGGACGGAAAGTTAggagacataaaaaagaaaaggaggagaaaaaacgCAAGAAGCCAGTTTCTCAGTGTCCCGAGTTTCCAACAAGATACAGCCCCTACAGACCGTATCGATGTGTCCACCAGGGTTGCTTTGCCGCCTTTACCATACAGCAAAACTTAATTCTGCATTACCAGGCCGTGCACAAGTCAGATCTGCCTGCGTTTTCTGCAGAGGTTGAAGAGGAAAGCGAAGCTGgtaaagaaagtgaagaaattgAAACTAAGCCAACTGTGAAGGAATTTCGATGTCAGGTGAGTGACTGTTCTCGAATTTTCCAAGCAATTACTGGCCTCATACAGCACTACATGAAACTTCATGAAATGTCTCCTGAGGAAATTGAAAGTATGACCGCTTCTGTGGATGTTGGGAAATTTCCATGTGATCAGTCAGAGTGTAAATCTTCGTTTACCACGTATTTGAATTATGTTGTCCATCTTGAGGCAGACCATGGAATTGGGGTGAAgggaaataaaactgaagaagaTGGCATATACAAGTGTGACTGTGAAGGCTGTGACCGAGTATATGCGACTCGGTCTAATCTCCTCCGACACATTTTTAATAAGCATAATGACAAACATAAAGCTCATTTGATTCGGCCAAGAAGATTAACGCCTGGTCAGGAAAATATATCAAGCAAGGCAAACCAAGAAAAGACGAAGTCTAAACATCGGGGGACAAAATACAGATCTGGAAAGGAAGGGATCAAAATGCCTAAGACTAAacgaaagaagaaaaataatttggaaaacaaGACTGCAAAGATTGTACAGATTGAAGAAAATAAGCCTTATTCTCTGAAACGGGGAAAGCACGTATACTCTATAAAGGCTCGGAACGATGCCTTATCTGAGTGTACAAGCAGGTTTGTAACCCAGTATCCTTGTATGATAAAGGGGTGTACATCAGTTGTTACAAGTGAAAGCAATATAATTAGACATTATAAATGCCATAAATTATCTAAGGCATTTACATCACAACACCGCAATCTTCTCATTGTCTTCAAACGGTGTTGCAACTCACAACTAAAGGAAACCTCTGAGCAAGAAGTTGAAAAGAGTGATGTGAAAGATTCTGACACGGGTTTATCAGAGAGCAATGATAACTCAAGGACAACTACAGTTCCTCagaaggaaattgaaaaaaatgaaaaagatgaaatggATGAGCTAACAGAATTATTTATTAccaaattaataaatgaagacAACACAAGTGTGGAGACCCAAGCTCAGACCTCTTCAAATGTAAGTAATGATTTCCAGGAAAGTAACCCCTGCctgtcagaaaaacaaaaagcaggtaATTTGAAGAgagttaataaagaaaaaaatacctcccaaaataaaaaaaggaaagttgaaaAAGTTGAACCAGCATCGGCAGTTGAGCTAAGTAGTGTGcataaagaggaagaaactgcGGTTGCAATTCAAACCACTGAGGATCATCCTGCATCTTTTGACTGGAGCTCATTTAAACCAATGGGATTCGAAGTATCGTTTCTGAAGTTTCTTGAGGAGTCTGCagtgaagcagaagaaaaatacTGACAAAGACCATCCAAATAGTGGGAATAAAAAAGGGTCCCattcaaattcaagaaaaaatattgaCAAGACTGCTGTGACTGGTGGAAATCACATATGTTCTTGTAAAGAAAGTGAAACCTTTGTACAGTTTGCCAATCCATCACAGCTTCAGTGCAGTGATAATGTAAAAATTGTTTTAGACAAGACTCTAAAAGATTGCACTGAGCTTGTCTTAAAGCAACTTCAGGAAATGAAACCTACCGTCAGTCTGAAAAAACTTGAAGTACATTCAAATGACCCAGATGTGTCTGTTCTGAAAGAAATCAGTATGGGTAAAGCCACGGGGAGAGGGCAGTACTGA